The following are encoded together in the Lathyrus oleraceus cultivar Zhongwan6 chromosome 3, CAAS_Psat_ZW6_1.0, whole genome shotgun sequence genome:
- the LOC127129809 gene encoding uncharacterized protein LOC127129809, with amino-acid sequence MRREQSILEKYEKPVLPARLKTSLSFGTQTNHLEVKVPRLNTVVELFSRPSIEELMDLSNARKIEKICSDHSLPIGRPLKKEFEFAALGRIFYFLKTRKVKDMNEQTCKGVQVLWKELENFEFDLTWLEPHVQSALEMESYVENVLQVEKVKEDMVILELEMERLKAKLTACELNLNVERDLLKAKGLEKVDLDSELGCGTLI; translated from the coding sequence ATGAGGCGTGAACAATCTATTCTTGAGAAGTATGAGAAACCAGTACTTCCAGCTAGGTTAAAAACTTCATTGTCATTTGGAACTCAAACAAATCATTTGGAAGTGAAAGTCCCAAGGCTAAATACCGTTGTAGAATTGTTCTCTCGTCCCTCAATCGAAGAACTTATGGATTTGAGTAATGCAAGAAAGATAGAGAAAATATGTTCGGATCATTCTTTACCTATTGGTCGCCCCCTAAAGAAAGAATTTGAATTTGCTGCATTGGGTAGGATTTTCTATTTCCTTAAGACTAGAAAAGTAAAAGATATGAATGAACAAACTTGCAAGGGTGTTCAGGTTTTATGGAAAGAACTTGAGAATTTTGAATTCGATCTTACATGGCTTGAGCCTCATGTGCAATCTGCTTTAGAAATGGAAAGTTACGTGGAGAATGTTCTACAAGTTGAAAAGGTGAAGGAGGATATGGTAATTCTAGAGTTGGAGATGGAGAGACTCAAAGCAAAGTTGACTGCTTGTGAACTGAATCTTAACGTGGAAAGAGATTTGTTGAAAGCAAAAGGGTTAGAAAAGGTGGATTTGGATTCTGAACTAGGATGTGGAACTTTAATTTGA